From the genome of Miscanthus floridulus cultivar M001 chromosome 10, ASM1932011v1, whole genome shotgun sequence, one region includes:
- the LOC136484958 gene encoding acetylserotonin O-methyltransferase 3-like has product MDAMSSEDLSRAQLELFHHSLGFVKSMALKCAVDLGIPNAIHLHGGCATLSEIIAGTGVHASKKPHVRRLMNLLTASGVFASSEAATTPPASAAASNGGEATVVYQYQLTPMSRLLVDSNKLGSMAPLIRFLVNPLTVPTFFDMHAWLKADEQAADAGTSSTTFFEMVHGCSVYELTRKDADYNALYNSAMVAASQITMEIILREDAGRDIFGGLSSLVDVGGGHGAASVAIAAAFPHVKCSVLDLPHVVSQARADGGTAVEFIAGDMFDFIPKADAVLLKWVLHCWGDHNCVKVLRKCKEAIPAGGGAGGKVIIIDAVMGAGPASASNKETQALYDVHMMHIDGVERDERGWEKIILEAGFSAYKVVSSVGIHSVIEVYP; this is encoded by the exons ATGGATGCAATGAGCTCCGAGGATCTGAGCCGCGCTCAGCTGGAGCTCTTCCACCACAGCCTCGGCTTTGTGAAGTCCATGGCGCTCAAGTGTGCAGTAGATCTAGGAATCCCCAACGCCATCCACCTCCACGGCGGCTGTGCAACGCTGTCAGAGATCATCGCCGGCACCGGGGTCCATGCGTCCAAGAAGCCTCACGTGCGCAGGCTCATGAACCTGCTCACCGCCTCGGGTGTCTTCGCTTCATCGGAGGCCGCCACGACGCCACCGGCCAGCGCCGCCGCTAGCAACGGCGGCGAGGCGACCGTGGTGTACCAGTACCAGCTGACACCGATGTCCCGCCTCCTCGTCGACAGTAACAAGCTTGGAAGCATGGCGCCCCTGATTCGTTTCCTGGTAAACCCTCTCACCGTCCCCACCTTCTTCGACATGCACGCGTGGTTGAAGGCGGACGAGCAGGCCGCCGACGCCGGCACCAGCTCGACGACTTTCTTCGAGATGGTGCATGGCTGCAGCGTGTACGAGTTGACGAGGAAGGACGCGGACTACAATGCCCTGTACAACAGCGCCATGGTCGCGGCCAGCCAGATCACCATGGAGATCATCCTCAGGGAGGATGCTGGTCGCGACATCTTCGGCGGGCTGAGCTCTTTGGTCGATGTCGGCGGCGGGCATGGCGCGGCGTCGGTGGCCATCGCGGCGGCCTTCCCTCACGTCAAGTGCAGCGTCCTTGACCTCCCTCACGTTGTCAGCCAGGCGCGCGCtgatggtggcacggcggtgGAGTTCATCGCCGGTGACATGTTCGACTTCATTCCAAAAGCTGATGCGGTCTTACTCAAG TGGGTTTTACATTGCTGGGGTGACCATAACTGCGTCAAGGTGCTGCGAAAGTGCAAGGAAGCTATCCCTGCAGGAGGAGGGGCTGGAGGAAAGGTGATAATCATTGACGCTGTGATGGGAGCTGGTCCTGCATCTGCATCCAACAAGGAGACACAGGCCTTGTACGATGTCCACATGATGCACATTGACGGGGTCGAACGAGACGAGCGTGGGTGGGAAAAGATCATCCTGGAAGCTGGATTCAGTGCCTACAAAGTTGTTTCATCAGTAGGAATTCACTCGGTTATAGAGGTTTATCCGTGA